In Citrobacter sp. RHB25-C09, the following proteins share a genomic window:
- the rimP gene encoding ribosome maturation factor RimP: MSTLEQKLTEMITAPVEALGYELVGIEFIRGRTSTLRIYIDSEDGINVDDCADVSHQVSAVMDVEDPITVAYNLEVSSPGLDRPMFTAEHYVRFLGEEVSLVLRMAVQNRRKWQGVIKAVDGEMITVTVEGKDEVFALSNIQKANLVPHF, encoded by the coding sequence TTGTCCACATTAGAGCAAAAATTAACAGAGATGATTACAGCGCCAGTTGAAGCCCTGGGTTACGAACTGGTCGGCATCGAATTTATCCGCGGTCGCACATCCACACTGCGCATCTATATTGATAGTGAAGATGGCATCAATGTTGATGATTGTGCTGATGTGAGCCACCAGGTAAGCGCGGTGATGGATGTTGAAGACCCGATCACTGTGGCTTACAACCTGGAAGTCTCCTCACCGGGGCTCGATCGTCCAATGTTCACTGCTGAGCATTATGTCCGTTTCCTGGGTGAAGAAGTGTCGCTGGTACTCCGCATGGCGGTGCAGAACCGTCGTAAATGGCAGGGTGTCATCAAAGCGGTGGACGGTGAAATGATCACTGTCACTGTCGAAGGTAAAGATGAAGTGTTCGCGCTGAGTAATATCCAGAAGGCGAACCTGGTTCCCCACTTTTAA
- the truB gene encoding tRNA pseudouridine(55) synthase TruB: MSRPRRRGRDIHGVLLLDKPQGMSSNDVLQKVKRLYNANRAGHTGALDPLATGMLPICLGEATKFSQYLLDSDKRYRVIARLGQRTDTSDADGQIVQERPVTFTAEQLSAALETFRGDIEQVPSMYSALKYQGKKLYEYARQGIEVPREARPITVYELLFIRHEGDELELEVHCSKGTYIRTIIDDLGEKLGCGAHVTYLRRLTVSKYPVDRMVTLERLRELVEQAELEGIPAAQRLDPLLMPMDSPASDYPVVNLPLTSSVYFKNGNPVRTSGAPLEGLVRVTEGDDGKFIGMGEIDDEGRVAPRRLVVEYPA; the protein is encoded by the coding sequence ATGAGTCGTCCTCGTCGTCGTGGTCGCGACATTCACGGTGTCCTGCTGCTGGATAAGCCGCAGGGCATGTCCAGCAATGACGTTCTGCAAAAAGTAAAACGCCTCTACAATGCCAACCGCGCCGGTCATACCGGGGCGCTGGATCCGTTAGCGACCGGCATGTTGCCGATCTGCCTCGGAGAAGCGACTAAGTTTTCGCAGTATCTGCTGGATTCCGACAAGCGTTACCGGGTGATTGCCCGTCTGGGTCAGCGTACTGACACCTCCGACGCCGATGGGCAAATCGTGCAGGAGCGTCCGGTGACCTTTACGGCGGAACAACTTTCCGCCGCGCTGGAGACATTCCGGGGCGATATCGAACAGGTTCCGTCGATGTATTCGGCACTGAAGTACCAGGGCAAAAAGCTGTATGAATACGCGCGCCAGGGCATTGAAGTCCCGCGCGAAGCCCGGCCGATAACCGTTTATGAATTGCTGTTTATCCGCCATGAAGGGGATGAACTGGAGCTGGAAGTCCACTGCTCGAAAGGCACCTACATTCGTACCATCATTGACGATTTGGGTGAGAAGTTGGGCTGTGGCGCGCATGTGACCTACCTGCGTCGTCTGACCGTCAGCAAATATCCAGTCGACCGGATGGTCACCCTGGAGCGTTTGCGCGAGCTGGTTGAGCAGGCGGAGCTGGAGGGGATCCCGGCAGCACAACGGCTTGATCCGCTGCTGATGCCGATGGACAGTCCGGCATCGGACTACCCAGTCGTTAATCTGCCGCTAACCTCTTCTGTCTACTTTAAAAATGGTAATCCGGTTCGCACTTCGGGCGCGCCGCTGGAAGGGCTGGTTCGCGTGACGGAAGGCGATGACGGCAAATTTATCGGTATGGGCGAGATCGACGATGAAGGCCGCGTGGCGCCTCGTCGACTGGTGGTTGAGTATCCTGCTTAA
- the nusA gene encoding transcription termination factor NusA, whose protein sequence is MNKEILAVVEAVSNEKALPREKIFEALESALATATKKKYEQEIDVRVEIDRKSGDFDTFRRWLIVEEVTQPTKEITLEAARFEDESLNLGGYVEDQIESVTFDRITTQTAKQVIVQKVREAERAMVVDQFREHEGEIITGVVKKVNRDNISLDLGSNAEAVILREDMLPRENFRPGDRIRGVLYAVRPEARGAQLFVTRSKPEMLIELFRIEVPEIGEEVIEIKAAARDPGSRAKIAVKTNDKRIDPVGACVGMRGARVQAVSTELGGERIDIVLWDDNPAQFVINAMAPADVASIVVDEDKHTMDIAVEAGNLAQAIGRNGQNVRLASQLSGWELNVMTVDDLQAKHQAEAHAAIDTFTKYLDIDEDFATVLVEEGFATLEELAYVPMKELLEIDGLDEPTVEALRERAKNALTTLALAQEESLGDNKPADDLLNLEGLDREMAFKLAARGVCTLEDLAEQGIDDLADIEGLTDEKAGELIMAARNICWFGDEA, encoded by the coding sequence ATGAACAAAGAAATTTTGGCCGTTGTTGAAGCCGTATCGAACGAAAAGGCGCTGCCACGCGAGAAGATTTTTGAAGCGCTGGAAAGTGCGCTGGCCACAGCAACGAAGAAAAAATATGAACAAGAGATCGACGTTCGCGTAGAAATCGATCGTAAAAGCGGTGATTTCGATACGTTCCGTCGCTGGCTGATCGTCGAAGAAGTGACCCAACCAACGAAAGAAATTACGCTGGAAGCGGCACGCTTTGAAGACGAGAGCCTGAACCTGGGTGGTTATGTTGAAGATCAGATTGAATCTGTCACCTTCGACCGTATCACAACCCAGACTGCGAAGCAGGTTATCGTACAGAAGGTTCGTGAAGCTGAACGCGCAATGGTTGTCGATCAGTTCCGTGAACACGAAGGCGAAATCATCACTGGCGTGGTGAAGAAAGTAAACCGTGACAACATCTCTCTGGATCTGGGCAGCAACGCTGAAGCCGTGATCCTGCGTGAAGACATGCTGCCGCGTGAAAACTTCCGCCCTGGCGACCGTATCCGTGGCGTTCTGTACGCAGTGCGTCCGGAAGCGCGTGGTGCGCAACTGTTCGTTACGCGTTCCAAACCGGAAATGCTGATCGAACTGTTCCGCATTGAAGTGCCAGAAATTGGCGAAGAAGTGATCGAAATTAAAGCGGCGGCGCGCGATCCGGGTTCCCGTGCGAAAATCGCGGTGAAAACCAACGACAAGCGTATCGACCCGGTCGGTGCTTGCGTCGGTATGCGTGGCGCACGTGTTCAGGCGGTTTCTACCGAACTGGGCGGCGAACGCATCGATATCGTCCTGTGGGATGATAACCCGGCGCAGTTTGTGATTAATGCGATGGCACCCGCTGACGTCGCATCTATCGTGGTGGATGAAGATAAACACACCATGGATATTGCTGTTGAAGCCGGTAACCTGGCACAGGCGATTGGACGTAATGGTCAGAACGTTCGCCTGGCTTCGCAGTTAAGCGGTTGGGAACTCAACGTGATGACCGTTGATGACCTTCAGGCTAAACATCAGGCAGAAGCACACGCTGCTATCGACACCTTCACCAAATATCTCGATATTGATGAAGATTTTGCCACAGTTCTGGTTGAAGAGGGTTTTGCGACCCTGGAAGAACTGGCCTACGTGCCAATGAAAGAACTGCTGGAAATTGATGGCCTTGATGAGCCGACCGTTGAAGCACTGCGTGAGCGTGCTAAAAACGCACTGACCACTCTGGCACTGGCCCAGGAAGAAAGCCTCGGTGACAACAAACCGGCTGACGATCTGCTGAATCTGGAAGGATTGGATCGTGAAATGGCTTTCAAACTGGCAGCCCGTGGTGTTTGTACGCTGGAAGATCTCGCCGAACAGGGCATTGATGATCTGGCTGATATCGAAGGGTTGACCGACGAAAAAGCCGGAGAGCTGATTATGGCTGCCCGTAATATTTGCTGGTTCGGTGACGAAGCGTAA
- the rbfA gene encoding 30S ribosome-binding factor RbfA, which produces MAKEFGRPQRVAQEMQKEIAIILQREIKDPRLGMMTTVSGVEMSRDLAYAKVFVTFLNDKDEAAIKAGIKALQEASGFIRSLLGKAMRLRIVPELTFFYDNSLVEGMRMSNLVTSVVKHDDERRVNPADDSKED; this is translated from the coding sequence ATGGCGAAAGAATTTGGTCGCCCACAGCGTGTGGCGCAGGAGATGCAGAAAGAAATCGCAATCATCCTGCAGCGCGAAATTAAAGATCCGCGTCTGGGCATGATGACCACCGTTTCTGGTGTCGAAATGTCTCGCGATCTGGCTTATGCGAAAGTGTTTGTCACCTTCCTGAATGACAAAGATGAAGCCGCGATCAAAGCGGGCATCAAAGCGCTCCAGGAAGCGTCCGGTTTTATCCGCTCTCTGCTGGGTAAAGCGATGCGTCTGCGTATCGTGCCGGAACTGACCTTCTTCTACGATAACTCGCTGGTTGAAGGGATGCGCATGTCTAACCTGGTGACCAGCGTGGTAAAACATGACGATGAACGTCGTGTGAACCCAGCGGACGACAGCAAGGAGGACTAA
- the rpsO gene encoding 30S ribosomal protein S15 translates to MSLSVEAKAKIVSEFGRGTNDSGSTEVQVALLTAQINHLQGHFAEHKKDHHSRRGLLRMVSQRRKLLDYLKRKDVARYTALIERLGLRR, encoded by the coding sequence ATGTCTCTAAGCGTTGAAGCTAAAGCTAAAATCGTTTCCGAGTTTGGTCGTGGTACTAACGACAGCGGTTCTACCGAAGTTCAGGTTGCTCTGCTGACTGCACAGATTAACCACCTGCAGGGTCACTTTGCAGAGCACAAAAAAGATCACCACAGCCGTCGTGGTCTGCTGCGCATGGTTTCTCAGCGTCGTAAACTGCTCGACTACCTGAAACGTAAAGATGTTGCACGCTACACCGCGCTGATCGAGCGTCTGGGTCTGCGTCGCTAA
- the infB gene encoding translation initiation factor IF-2, with protein sequence MTDVTVKTLAAEIQTSVDRLVQQFADAGIPKSADDSVSAQEKQTLLAHLNRENGSGPDKLTLQRKTRSTLNIPGTGGKSKSVQIEVRKKRTFVKRDPQEAERLVAEEQAQREAEEQARREAEESAKREAQQKADREAAEQAKRDTADKAKREAAEKDKVSNQQTDDMTKTAQAEKARRENEAAELKRKAEEEARRKLEEEARRIAEEARRMAEENEKNGVNTAEPTEDTSDYHVTTSQHARQAEDENDREVEGGRGRGRSTKAARPAKKGNKHAESKADREEARAAVRGGKGGKQRKGSALQQGFQKPAQAVNRDVVIGETITVGDLANKMAVKGSQVIKAMMKLGAMATINQVIDQETAQLVAEEMGHKVILRRENELEEAVMSDRDTGAAAEPRAPVVTIMGHVDHGKTSLLDYIRSTKVASGEAGGITQHIGAYHVETDNGMITFLDTPGHAAFTSMRARGAQATDIVVLVVAADDGVMPQTIEAIQHAKAAQVPLVVAVNKIDKPEADLDRVKNELSQYGVMPEEWGGEAQFIPVSAKAGTGIDDLLNAILLQAEVLELKAVRKGMASGAVIESFLDKGRGPVATVLVREGTLNKGDIVLCGFEYGRVRAMRNELGQEVLEAGPSIPVEILGLSGVPAAGDEVTVVRDEKKAREVALYRQGKFREVKLARQQKSKLENMFANMTEGEVHEVNVVLKADVQGSVEAISDSLLKLSTDEVKVKIIGSGVGGITETDATLAAASNAILVGFNVRADASARKVIESESLDLRYYSVIYNLIDEVKAAMSGMLSPELKQQIIGLAEVRDVFKSPKFGAIAGCMVTEGTIKRHNPIRVLRDNVVIYEGELESLRRFKDDVNEVRNGMECGIGVKNYNDVRVGDMIEVFEIIEIQRTIA encoded by the coding sequence ATGACAGATGTAACCGTAAAAACGCTGGCCGCAGAGATACAGACCTCGGTGGATCGCCTGGTACAGCAATTTGCTGATGCCGGTATCCCGAAGTCTGCTGATGACTCTGTGTCCGCACAAGAAAAACAGACTTTACTTGCCCACCTGAACCGTGAAAATGGCTCAGGTCCGGATAAGCTGACGCTGCAACGTAAAACGCGTAGCACCCTGAACATTCCTGGTACCGGTGGAAAAAGTAAATCGGTACAAATCGAAGTCCGCAAGAAGCGCACCTTTGTGAAACGCGATCCGCAAGAGGCTGAACGTCTTGTAGCGGAAGAGCAAGCGCAGCGTGAAGCGGAAGAGCAAGCCCGTCGTGAGGCAGAAGAATCGGCCAAACGCGAGGCGCAACAAAAAGCTGACCGTGAGGCCGCAGAACAAGCTAAGCGTGACACCGCTGATAAAGCGAAACGCGAAGCTGCGGAAAAAGACAAAGTGAGCAATCAACAGACTGACGATATGACCAAAACCGCCCAGGCCGAAAAAGCCCGCCGTGAGAATGAAGCTGCAGAGCTGAAGCGTAAAGCGGAAGAAGAAGCACGTCGCAAGCTTGAAGAAGAAGCACGTCGTATAGCAGAAGAAGCTCGCCGTATGGCAGAAGAAAACGAGAAGAACGGTGTGAATACCGCTGAACCGACTGAAGATACCAGCGATTACCACGTTACAACTTCTCAGCACGCTCGCCAGGCAGAAGACGAAAACGACCGTGAAGTAGAAGGCGGCCGTGGTCGTGGACGCAGTACCAAAGCTGCGCGTCCGGCGAAAAAAGGCAACAAGCATGCCGAATCCAAAGCCGATCGTGAAGAAGCGCGTGCAGCGGTTCGCGGTGGCAAAGGTGGCAAACAGCGTAAAGGTTCCGCACTGCAGCAGGGCTTCCAGAAGCCAGCGCAGGCTGTTAACCGTGACGTTGTGATTGGCGAAACCATCACCGTTGGCGATCTGGCGAACAAGATGGCGGTTAAAGGCTCTCAGGTCATCAAAGCGATGATGAAGCTGGGCGCAATGGCCACTATCAACCAGGTTATCGACCAGGAAACCGCACAGCTGGTTGCCGAAGAGATGGGCCATAAAGTTATCCTGCGTCGTGAAAACGAGCTGGAAGAAGCGGTAATGAGCGACCGTGATACGGGTGCTGCGGCAGAACCGCGCGCACCGGTTGTAACCATCATGGGTCACGTTGACCACGGTAAAACCTCTCTGCTGGACTACATTCGTTCAACGAAAGTGGCCTCTGGCGAAGCGGGTGGCATTACCCAGCATATCGGTGCATACCACGTTGAAACTGACAACGGTATGATCACCTTCCTGGACACCCCGGGTCACGCCGCGTTTACCTCTATGCGTGCTCGTGGTGCGCAGGCAACGGATATCGTTGTTCTGGTTGTTGCAGCAGACGACGGCGTAATGCCGCAGACCATCGAAGCGATCCAGCACGCGAAAGCGGCGCAGGTGCCTCTGGTTGTTGCAGTGAACAAAATCGATAAGCCAGAAGCCGATCTGGATCGCGTTAAAAATGAACTGTCCCAGTACGGCGTTATGCCGGAAGAGTGGGGCGGTGAAGCGCAGTTCATCCCAGTATCTGCAAAAGCCGGTACCGGTATTGACGACCTGCTGAACGCTATCCTGCTGCAAGCTGAAGTTCTGGAACTGAAAGCGGTTCGTAAAGGTATGGCGAGCGGCGCAGTCATCGAATCCTTCCTGGATAAAGGTCGTGGTCCGGTTGCAACCGTTCTGGTTCGTGAAGGTACCCTGAATAAGGGTGACATCGTTCTGTGTGGTTTCGAATACGGCCGTGTTCGTGCGATGCGTAACGAACTGGGCCAGGAAGTGCTGGAAGCGGGTCCGTCCATTCCGGTGGAAATCCTCGGCCTGTCCGGTGTTCCGGCTGCCGGTGATGAAGTGACCGTGGTACGTGACGAGAAGAAAGCGCGTGAAGTTGCACTGTACCGTCAGGGCAAATTCCGTGAAGTTAAACTGGCTCGTCAGCAGAAATCTAAACTTGAGAACATGTTCGCCAACATGACCGAAGGCGAAGTTCACGAAGTGAACGTCGTACTGAAGGCTGACGTTCAGGGTTCTGTAGAAGCGATCTCCGACTCCTTGCTGAAACTGTCTACCGACGAAGTGAAAGTGAAGATCATCGGTTCTGGCGTTGGCGGTATCACCGAAACCGACGCGACGCTGGCTGCTGCGTCCAACGCTATCCTGGTTGGCTTCAACGTACGTGCTGATGCGTCTGCACGTAAAGTGATCGAATCTGAAAGTCTGGATCTGCGTTACTACTCCGTCATCTATAACCTGATCGACGAAGTGAAAGCGGCGATGAGCGGCATGCTGTCTCCGGAACTGAAACAGCAGATCATCGGTCTGGCTGAAGTGCGTGACGTGTTCAAATCACCGAAATTTGGTGCGATCGCGGGCTGTATGGTTACTGAAGGCACGATCAAACGTCACAACCCGATCCGCGTTCTGCGCGACAACGTGGTTATCTATGAAGGCGAGCTGGAATCCCTGCGCCGCTTCAAAGATGACGTTAACGAAGTCCGTAACGGCATGGAATGTGGTATCGGCGTGAAGAACTACAACGACGTTCGCGTAGGCGACATGATCGAAGTGTTCGAAATTATCGAGATCCAACGTACGATTGCATAA
- the argG gene encoding argininosuccinate synthase codes for MTTILKHLPVGQRIGIAFSGGLDTSAALLWMRKKGAVPYAYTANLGQPDEDDYNEIPRRAMEYGAENARLIDCRKQLVAEGIAAIQCGAFHNTTGGLTYFNTTPLGRAVTGTMLVAAMKEDGVNIWGDGSTYKGNDIERFYRYGLLTNAELQIYKPWLDTDFIDELGGRHEMSEFMIACGFDYKMSVEKAYSTDSNMLGATHEAKDLEFLNSSVKIVNPIMGVKFWDENVKIPAEEVTVRFEQGHPVALNGKTFSDDVEMMLEANRIGGRHGLGMSDQIENRIIEAKSRGIYEAPGMALLHIAYERLLTGIHNEDTIEQYHAHGRQLGKLLYQGRWFDSQALMLRDGLQRWVASQITGEVTLELRRGNDYSILNTVSDNLTYKPERLTMEKGDSVFSPDDRIGQLTMRNLDITDTREKLFGYAKSGLLTASSATGLPQVENLENKAK; via the coding sequence ATGACGACGATTCTCAAGCATCTTCCGGTAGGTCAACGCATTGGCATCGCTTTTTCTGGCGGTCTGGACACCAGCGCGGCGCTGCTGTGGATGCGAAAAAAAGGGGCAGTCCCATATGCATATACTGCGAATCTGGGCCAGCCAGACGAGGACGATTACAATGAGATCCCTCGTCGCGCAATGGAATACGGTGCGGAGAACGCTCGTCTGATTGATTGCCGTAAGCAATTGGTTGCCGAAGGTATTGCAGCGATTCAATGCGGCGCATTCCATAACACCACCGGCGGGCTCACCTATTTCAATACCACGCCGCTGGGACGCGCAGTGACCGGCACCATGCTGGTCGCGGCGATGAAAGAAGACGGCGTGAACATCTGGGGCGACGGCAGCACCTATAAAGGCAACGATATCGAACGTTTCTATCGTTACGGCCTGCTGACCAATGCCGAACTTCAGATTTATAAGCCGTGGCTGGATACTGACTTCATCGATGAGTTAGGTGGCCGCCACGAAATGTCAGAGTTCATGATCGCCTGCGGGTTCGACTATAAAATGTCCGTCGAAAAAGCCTACTCCACTGACTCCAACATGCTCGGTGCGACGCATGAAGCGAAAGATCTGGAATTTCTCAACTCCAGCGTCAAGATTGTCAATCCCATCATGGGTGTGAAGTTCTGGGATGAAAACGTGAAGATCCCAGCGGAAGAGGTTACCGTGCGTTTTGAGCAGGGTCATCCGGTGGCGCTGAACGGTAAAACCTTTAGCGACGACGTGGAAATGATGCTGGAAGCCAACCGTATTGGTGGCCGTCATGGTCTGGGCATGAGCGACCAGATCGAAAACCGTATTATCGAAGCGAAAAGCCGTGGCATTTATGAAGCGCCGGGAATGGCGTTACTGCATATCGCCTACGAGCGTCTGCTGACCGGAATTCACAACGAAGACACCATTGAGCAATATCACGCTCATGGTCGTCAACTGGGTAAACTGCTGTATCAGGGTCGTTGGTTTGACTCGCAGGCGCTGATGCTGCGTGATGGTCTGCAACGCTGGGTTGCGAGCCAGATAACGGGTGAAGTCACGCTGGAACTGCGTCGCGGCAATGACTACTCGATCCTGAACACCGTTTCTGACAATCTGACCTATAAGCCAGAGCGTCTGACGATGGAGAAAGGGGATTCCGTATTCTCGCCGGACGATCGTATCGGTCAGTTGACTATGCGTAACCTGGATATCACCGACACCCGTGAGAAGCTGTTCGGCTACGCGAAGTCTGGCCTGCTTACCGCCTCTTCTGCAACGGGTCTACCGCAGGTTGAAAACCTGGAAAACAAAGCGAAGTAA